The Odocoileus virginianus isolate 20LAN1187 ecotype Illinois chromosome 30, Ovbor_1.2, whole genome shotgun sequence genome window below encodes:
- the AUNIP gene encoding aurora kinase A- and ninein-interacting protein: protein MRRRGPEKEEEACGVWLDAAALKRRKAQTHLIKSSTKMLTLLPGERKAKISFTQRSCPSAGTRQTSIASFLTLQPGKTNGADQRSVLSHSENQTNKESKEDATQLEHLTQGLPDDFMAPPLVTSTPADTQEAGLSPQSLKASHRHGTETPCLTVLYLFRPDTSTCAGESKASLACAFAQDLESSCLLDQKEGEDSSCEREWLHGSKKNNYQSVERHSKTGHKGHQLLDKSNLENVSAKRNRQAPVLQTYKDSRSGANTKAVKQSPCPISEFSWDSERNDKDSWSHLFTQDSQGQRVIAHNSRAPFRDVTNDQNQGYGQVPNSPWAQCQGRTTQFNLQPDSLFTQDSEGNQVIRHQA, encoded by the exons ATGAGGCGCAGAGGCccggagaaggaggaggaggcctgCGGCGTGTGGCTGGACGCCGCGGCGCTGAAGAGGCGGAAAGCGCAG ACACATTTAATCAAGTCAAGCACCAAAATGTTAACACTCCTTCCTGGAGAGAGAAAGGCTAAAATTTCTTTTACTCAAAGAAGCTGTCCATCTGCAGGCACTCGGCAGACCAGCATTGCTTCCTTCCTCACCTTGCAGCCAG GAAAGACAAATGGTGCTGACCAGAGGAGTGTTTTGTCTCATTCAGAAAATCAGACCAACAAAGAGTCTAAGGAAGACGCAACCCAGTTGGAACATCTGACCCAGGGCTTGCCGGATGACTTCATGGCACCCCCTTTAGTCACTTCAACCCCTGCAGACACCCAGGAAGCTGGGCTTTCTCCTCAGTCTCTCAAGGCTTCTCACCGCCATGGAACAGAGACCCCGTGCTTGACTGTGCTGTATCTGTTCCGGCCTGACACCTCAACCTGTGCTGGAGAGAGTAAGGCCTCACTGGCCTGCGCCTTCGCCCAGGACCTGGAAAGTTCTTGCTTGCTGGACCAAAAGGAGGGAGAGGATTCTTCCTGTGAAAGGGAATGGCTTCATGgatctaagaaaaataattatcagaGTGTGGAGAGACACAGTAAAACTGGGCACAAGGGCCATCAGCTCTTGGATAAGAGTAACTTGGAAAATGTGTCTGCCAAAAGAAACAGGCAGGCCCCTGTTCTTCAAACATACAAGGATTCCCGGAGCGGAGCAAACACAAAGGCAGTGAAACAAAGCCCTTGTCCTATTTCTGAGTTTTCCTGGGACAGTGAAAGGAATGACAAGGACTCCTGGAGTCACCTTTTCACACAGGATTCTCAGGGTCAGCGGGTCATTGCCCACAACTCTAGAGCTCCTTTCCGAGATGTAACCAATGACCAAAATCAGGGTTATGGGCAGGTCCCTAATAGCCCTTGGGCTCAGTGCCAGGGCAGGACCACCCAGTTCAATCTGCAGCCTGATTCACTCTTTACCCAGGACTCTGAAGGTAATCAAGTTATCAGGCACCAAGCCTAA
- the PAQR7 gene encoding membrane progestin receptor alpha isoform X4, which yields MMNRLSAQPTAMATMVAQKLSHLLPSLRQVHQEPQPSAPPEPVFTVDRAEVPPLFWKPYIYVGYRPLHRTWRFYFRTLFQQHNEAVNVWTHLLAALVLLLRLAIFVGTVDFWGDPHAQPLFIIVLASFTYLSLSALAHLLQAKSEFWHYSFFFLDYVGVAVYQFGSALAHFYYAIEPAWHAQVQTIFLPTAAFLAWLSCTGSCYNKYIQKPGLLGRTCQEVPSALAYALDISPVAHRILVSPDPATDDPALLYHKCQVVFFLLAAAFFSAFVPERWFPGSCHVFGQGHQLFHVFLVLCTLAQLEAVALDYEARRSIYEPLHTRWPHNFSGLFLLTVGSSILTAFLLSQLVRRKLDLDRKTH from the exons ATGATGAACAGA CTCTCTGCCCAGCCCACAGCCATGGCCACGATGGTGGCCCAGAAGCTCAGCCACCTCCTGCCCAGCCTGCGGCAGGTCCACCAGGAGCCTCAGCCCTCTGCGCCACCAGAGCCTGTGTTCACCGTGGATCGAGCCGAGGTGCCGCCCCTCTTCTGGAAGCCGTACATCTACGTGGGCTACCGGCCGCTGCATCGAACCTGGCGCTTCTACTTCCGCACGCTGTTCCAGCAGCACAACGAGGCGGTGAACGTCTGGACGCACCTGCTGGCCgccctggtgctgctgctgcggctTGCCATTTTTGTGGGCACTGTGGACTTCTGGGGAGACCCGCATGCCCAGCCCCTCTTCATCATCGTCCTCGCCTCCTTCACCTACCTCTCCCTCAGCGCCTTGGCTCACCTCCTGCAGGCCAAGTCCGAGTTCTGGCATTACAGCTTCTTCTTCCTGGACTACGTGGGTGTGGCCGTGTACCAGTTTGGCAGCGCCCTGGCGCACTTCTACTATGCCATTGAGCCCGCTTGGCACGCCCAAGTGCAGACCATCTTCCTGCCTACGGCTGCCTTTCTTGCCTGGCTTTCCTGCACTGGCTCCTGCTACAACAAGTACATCCAGAAGCCTGGGCTGCTGGGCCGCACTTGCCAGGAGGTTCCCTCAGCACTGGCCTACGCCCTGGACATCAGCCCCGTGGCGCACCGCATCCTTGTGTCCCCCGACCCTGCCACAGATGACCCGGCTCTTCTCTACCACAAATGCCAGGTGGTCTTCTTTCTGTTGGCCGCggctttcttctctgccttcgTGCCTGAGCGCTGGTTCCCTGGCAGCTGCCATGTCTTCGGGCAGGGCCACCAGCTCTTCCATGTCTTTTTGGTACTGTGCACGCTGGCCCAGCTGGAGGCCGTGGCGCTGGACTATGAGGCCCGGCGGTCCATCTATGAGCCTCTGCACACCCGCTGGCCCCATAACTTCTCCGGCCTCTTCTTGCTCACTGTAGGCAGCAGCATCCTCACCGCATTCCTCCTGAGCCAGCTGGTACGGCGCAAACTTGATCTTGATCGGAAGACTCACTGA
- the PAQR7 gene encoding membrane progestin receptor alpha isoform X1, with the protein MNMGGKQQGLLYGAWSGNKLADILSAQPTAMATMVAQKLSHLLPSLRQVHQEPQPSAPPEPVFTVDRAEVPPLFWKPYIYVGYRPLHRTWRFYFRTLFQQHNEAVNVWTHLLAALVLLLRLAIFVGTVDFWGDPHAQPLFIIVLASFTYLSLSALAHLLQAKSEFWHYSFFFLDYVGVAVYQFGSALAHFYYAIEPAWHAQVQTIFLPTAAFLAWLSCTGSCYNKYIQKPGLLGRTCQEVPSALAYALDISPVAHRILVSPDPATDDPALLYHKCQVVFFLLAAAFFSAFVPERWFPGSCHVFGQGHQLFHVFLVLCTLAQLEAVALDYEARRSIYEPLHTRWPHNFSGLFLLTVGSSILTAFLLSQLVRRKLDLDRKTH; encoded by the exons ATGAACATGGGAGGAAAACAACAGGGGCTGCTGTATGGAGCCTGGTCTGGAAACAAGTTGGCTGACATA CTCTCTGCCCAGCCCACAGCCATGGCCACGATGGTGGCCCAGAAGCTCAGCCACCTCCTGCCCAGCCTGCGGCAGGTCCACCAGGAGCCTCAGCCCTCTGCGCCACCAGAGCCTGTGTTCACCGTGGATCGAGCCGAGGTGCCGCCCCTCTTCTGGAAGCCGTACATCTACGTGGGCTACCGGCCGCTGCATCGAACCTGGCGCTTCTACTTCCGCACGCTGTTCCAGCAGCACAACGAGGCGGTGAACGTCTGGACGCACCTGCTGGCCgccctggtgctgctgctgcggctTGCCATTTTTGTGGGCACTGTGGACTTCTGGGGAGACCCGCATGCCCAGCCCCTCTTCATCATCGTCCTCGCCTCCTTCACCTACCTCTCCCTCAGCGCCTTGGCTCACCTCCTGCAGGCCAAGTCCGAGTTCTGGCATTACAGCTTCTTCTTCCTGGACTACGTGGGTGTGGCCGTGTACCAGTTTGGCAGCGCCCTGGCGCACTTCTACTATGCCATTGAGCCCGCTTGGCACGCCCAAGTGCAGACCATCTTCCTGCCTACGGCTGCCTTTCTTGCCTGGCTTTCCTGCACTGGCTCCTGCTACAACAAGTACATCCAGAAGCCTGGGCTGCTGGGCCGCACTTGCCAGGAGGTTCCCTCAGCACTGGCCTACGCCCTGGACATCAGCCCCGTGGCGCACCGCATCCTTGTGTCCCCCGACCCTGCCACAGATGACCCGGCTCTTCTCTACCACAAATGCCAGGTGGTCTTCTTTCTGTTGGCCGCggctttcttctctgccttcgTGCCTGAGCGCTGGTTCCCTGGCAGCTGCCATGTCTTCGGGCAGGGCCACCAGCTCTTCCATGTCTTTTTGGTACTGTGCACGCTGGCCCAGCTGGAGGCCGTGGCGCTGGACTATGAGGCCCGGCGGTCCATCTATGAGCCTCTGCACACCCGCTGGCCCCATAACTTCTCCGGCCTCTTCTTGCTCACTGTAGGCAGCAGCATCCTCACCGCATTCCTCCTGAGCCAGCTGGTACGGCGCAAACTTGATCTTGATCGGAAGACTCACTGA
- the PAQR7 gene encoding membrane progestin receptor alpha isoform X3, with product MRQRRSSLSAQPTAMATMVAQKLSHLLPSLRQVHQEPQPSAPPEPVFTVDRAEVPPLFWKPYIYVGYRPLHRTWRFYFRTLFQQHNEAVNVWTHLLAALVLLLRLAIFVGTVDFWGDPHAQPLFIIVLASFTYLSLSALAHLLQAKSEFWHYSFFFLDYVGVAVYQFGSALAHFYYAIEPAWHAQVQTIFLPTAAFLAWLSCTGSCYNKYIQKPGLLGRTCQEVPSALAYALDISPVAHRILVSPDPATDDPALLYHKCQVVFFLLAAAFFSAFVPERWFPGSCHVFGQGHQLFHVFLVLCTLAQLEAVALDYEARRSIYEPLHTRWPHNFSGLFLLTVGSSILTAFLLSQLVRRKLDLDRKTH from the exons ATGAGGCAGAGAAGGAGCTCA CTCTCTGCCCAGCCCACAGCCATGGCCACGATGGTGGCCCAGAAGCTCAGCCACCTCCTGCCCAGCCTGCGGCAGGTCCACCAGGAGCCTCAGCCCTCTGCGCCACCAGAGCCTGTGTTCACCGTGGATCGAGCCGAGGTGCCGCCCCTCTTCTGGAAGCCGTACATCTACGTGGGCTACCGGCCGCTGCATCGAACCTGGCGCTTCTACTTCCGCACGCTGTTCCAGCAGCACAACGAGGCGGTGAACGTCTGGACGCACCTGCTGGCCgccctggtgctgctgctgcggctTGCCATTTTTGTGGGCACTGTGGACTTCTGGGGAGACCCGCATGCCCAGCCCCTCTTCATCATCGTCCTCGCCTCCTTCACCTACCTCTCCCTCAGCGCCTTGGCTCACCTCCTGCAGGCCAAGTCCGAGTTCTGGCATTACAGCTTCTTCTTCCTGGACTACGTGGGTGTGGCCGTGTACCAGTTTGGCAGCGCCCTGGCGCACTTCTACTATGCCATTGAGCCCGCTTGGCACGCCCAAGTGCAGACCATCTTCCTGCCTACGGCTGCCTTTCTTGCCTGGCTTTCCTGCACTGGCTCCTGCTACAACAAGTACATCCAGAAGCCTGGGCTGCTGGGCCGCACTTGCCAGGAGGTTCCCTCAGCACTGGCCTACGCCCTGGACATCAGCCCCGTGGCGCACCGCATCCTTGTGTCCCCCGACCCTGCCACAGATGACCCGGCTCTTCTCTACCACAAATGCCAGGTGGTCTTCTTTCTGTTGGCCGCggctttcttctctgccttcgTGCCTGAGCGCTGGTTCCCTGGCAGCTGCCATGTCTTCGGGCAGGGCCACCAGCTCTTCCATGTCTTTTTGGTACTGTGCACGCTGGCCCAGCTGGAGGCCGTGGCGCTGGACTATGAGGCCCGGCGGTCCATCTATGAGCCTCTGCACACCCGCTGGCCCCATAACTTCTCCGGCCTCTTCTTGCTCACTGTAGGCAGCAGCATCCTCACCGCATTCCTCCTGAGCCAGCTGGTACGGCGCAAACTTGATCTTGATCGGAAGACTCACTGA
- the PAQR7 gene encoding membrane progestin receptor alpha isoform X5 — protein MATMVAQKLSHLLPSLRQVHQEPQPSAPPEPVFTVDRAEVPPLFWKPYIYVGYRPLHRTWRFYFRTLFQQHNEAVNVWTHLLAALVLLLRLAIFVGTVDFWGDPHAQPLFIIVLASFTYLSLSALAHLLQAKSEFWHYSFFFLDYVGVAVYQFGSALAHFYYAIEPAWHAQVQTIFLPTAAFLAWLSCTGSCYNKYIQKPGLLGRTCQEVPSALAYALDISPVAHRILVSPDPATDDPALLYHKCQVVFFLLAAAFFSAFVPERWFPGSCHVFGQGHQLFHVFLVLCTLAQLEAVALDYEARRSIYEPLHTRWPHNFSGLFLLTVGSSILTAFLLSQLVRRKLDLDRKTH, from the coding sequence ATGGCCACGATGGTGGCCCAGAAGCTCAGCCACCTCCTGCCCAGCCTGCGGCAGGTCCACCAGGAGCCTCAGCCCTCTGCGCCACCAGAGCCTGTGTTCACCGTGGATCGAGCCGAGGTGCCGCCCCTCTTCTGGAAGCCGTACATCTACGTGGGCTACCGGCCGCTGCATCGAACCTGGCGCTTCTACTTCCGCACGCTGTTCCAGCAGCACAACGAGGCGGTGAACGTCTGGACGCACCTGCTGGCCgccctggtgctgctgctgcggctTGCCATTTTTGTGGGCACTGTGGACTTCTGGGGAGACCCGCATGCCCAGCCCCTCTTCATCATCGTCCTCGCCTCCTTCACCTACCTCTCCCTCAGCGCCTTGGCTCACCTCCTGCAGGCCAAGTCCGAGTTCTGGCATTACAGCTTCTTCTTCCTGGACTACGTGGGTGTGGCCGTGTACCAGTTTGGCAGCGCCCTGGCGCACTTCTACTATGCCATTGAGCCCGCTTGGCACGCCCAAGTGCAGACCATCTTCCTGCCTACGGCTGCCTTTCTTGCCTGGCTTTCCTGCACTGGCTCCTGCTACAACAAGTACATCCAGAAGCCTGGGCTGCTGGGCCGCACTTGCCAGGAGGTTCCCTCAGCACTGGCCTACGCCCTGGACATCAGCCCCGTGGCGCACCGCATCCTTGTGTCCCCCGACCCTGCCACAGATGACCCGGCTCTTCTCTACCACAAATGCCAGGTGGTCTTCTTTCTGTTGGCCGCggctttcttctctgccttcgTGCCTGAGCGCTGGTTCCCTGGCAGCTGCCATGTCTTCGGGCAGGGCCACCAGCTCTTCCATGTCTTTTTGGTACTGTGCACGCTGGCCCAGCTGGAGGCCGTGGCGCTGGACTATGAGGCCCGGCGGTCCATCTATGAGCCTCTGCACACCCGCTGGCCCCATAACTTCTCCGGCCTCTTCTTGCTCACTGTAGGCAGCAGCATCCTCACCGCATTCCTCCTGAGCCAGCTGGTACGGCGCAAACTTGATCTTGATCGGAAGACTCACTGA
- the PAQR7 gene encoding membrane progestin receptor alpha isoform X2 → MPRVASRRSARPQLSAQPTAMATMVAQKLSHLLPSLRQVHQEPQPSAPPEPVFTVDRAEVPPLFWKPYIYVGYRPLHRTWRFYFRTLFQQHNEAVNVWTHLLAALVLLLRLAIFVGTVDFWGDPHAQPLFIIVLASFTYLSLSALAHLLQAKSEFWHYSFFFLDYVGVAVYQFGSALAHFYYAIEPAWHAQVQTIFLPTAAFLAWLSCTGSCYNKYIQKPGLLGRTCQEVPSALAYALDISPVAHRILVSPDPATDDPALLYHKCQVVFFLLAAAFFSAFVPERWFPGSCHVFGQGHQLFHVFLVLCTLAQLEAVALDYEARRSIYEPLHTRWPHNFSGLFLLTVGSSILTAFLLSQLVRRKLDLDRKTH, encoded by the coding sequence CTCTCTGCCCAGCCCACAGCCATGGCCACGATGGTGGCCCAGAAGCTCAGCCACCTCCTGCCCAGCCTGCGGCAGGTCCACCAGGAGCCTCAGCCCTCTGCGCCACCAGAGCCTGTGTTCACCGTGGATCGAGCCGAGGTGCCGCCCCTCTTCTGGAAGCCGTACATCTACGTGGGCTACCGGCCGCTGCATCGAACCTGGCGCTTCTACTTCCGCACGCTGTTCCAGCAGCACAACGAGGCGGTGAACGTCTGGACGCACCTGCTGGCCgccctggtgctgctgctgcggctTGCCATTTTTGTGGGCACTGTGGACTTCTGGGGAGACCCGCATGCCCAGCCCCTCTTCATCATCGTCCTCGCCTCCTTCACCTACCTCTCCCTCAGCGCCTTGGCTCACCTCCTGCAGGCCAAGTCCGAGTTCTGGCATTACAGCTTCTTCTTCCTGGACTACGTGGGTGTGGCCGTGTACCAGTTTGGCAGCGCCCTGGCGCACTTCTACTATGCCATTGAGCCCGCTTGGCACGCCCAAGTGCAGACCATCTTCCTGCCTACGGCTGCCTTTCTTGCCTGGCTTTCCTGCACTGGCTCCTGCTACAACAAGTACATCCAGAAGCCTGGGCTGCTGGGCCGCACTTGCCAGGAGGTTCCCTCAGCACTGGCCTACGCCCTGGACATCAGCCCCGTGGCGCACCGCATCCTTGTGTCCCCCGACCCTGCCACAGATGACCCGGCTCTTCTCTACCACAAATGCCAGGTGGTCTTCTTTCTGTTGGCCGCggctttcttctctgccttcgTGCCTGAGCGCTGGTTCCCTGGCAGCTGCCATGTCTTCGGGCAGGGCCACCAGCTCTTCCATGTCTTTTTGGTACTGTGCACGCTGGCCCAGCTGGAGGCCGTGGCGCTGGACTATGAGGCCCGGCGGTCCATCTATGAGCCTCTGCACACCCGCTGGCCCCATAACTTCTCCGGCCTCTTCTTGCTCACTGTAGGCAGCAGCATCCTCACCGCATTCCTCCTGAGCCAGCTGGTACGGCGCAAACTTGATCTTGATCGGAAGACTCACTGA
- the LOC110147619 gene encoding GTP-binding nuclear protein Ran-like: MAAQGEPQVQFKLVLVGDGGTGKTTFVKRHLTGEFEKKYVATLGVEVHPLVFHTNRGPIKFNVWDTAGQEKFGGLRDGYYIQAQCAIIMFDVTSRVTYKNVPNWHRDLVRVCENIPIVLCGNKVDIKDRKVKAKSIVFHRKKNLQYYDISAKSNYNFEKPFLWLARKLIGDPNLEFVAMPALAPPEVVMDPALAAQYEHDLEAAQTTALPDEDDDL; the protein is encoded by the coding sequence ATGGCTGCCCAAGGAGAACCCCAAGTTCAGTTCAAACTTGTTTTGGTTGGTGATGgtggtactggaaaaactacattcGTGAAGCGTCATCTGACTGGTGAATTTGAGAAGAAGTATGTAGCTACCTTGGGTGTTGAGGTCCATCCTCTTGTGTTCCATACCAACAGAGGACCTATTAAGTTCAATGTATGGGATACAGCTGGTCAGGAGAAATTTGGTGGACTGAGAGATGGCTATTATATACAAGCTCAGTGTGCCATTATAATGTTTGACGTAACATCAAGAGTTACTTACAAGAATGTGCCTAACTGGCATAGAGATCTGGTACGAGTGTGTGAGAACATCCCAATTGTGTTGTGTGGCAACAAAGTGGATATTAAGGACAGAAAGGTTAAGGCAAAGTCAATTGTCTTCCACCGAAAGAAGAATCTTCAGTACTATGACATTTCTGCCAAAAGTAACTACAACTTTGAAAAGCCCTTCCTCTGGCTTGCTAGAAAATTGATTGGAGACCCTAACTTGGAGTTTGTCGCCATGCCTGCTCTTGCCCCGCCAGAGGTGGTCATGGACCCAGCCTTGGCAGCACAGTACGAGCACGATTTAGAGGCTGCTCAGACAACCGCTCTCCCGGATGAAGATGATGACCTGTGA